The genomic interval ACGGCGAACATGCCGCCGAAGCCGATCGCGCCGATGCCCAGACCCAGCCACACCTGCGCGCGGCGCAGCGCGCGCAGCTCGCCGAGCATCGAACCGGTCGTGCCGGACCCCTCGGGCTCGGGCACGAGACGCCAGATCGCGAGCGTGCTCGCGAGCGCCAGGACGACGACGATCCAGTAGGCGGCGCGCCAGCCGACGCTCTGGCCGAGCGCGGTCGAGGCGGGCACCCCGAGCATGGTCGCGATCGTCAGGCCCAGCATGACCTTGGAGACCGAGCGGGCGCGCCGGCCGGGAGGGGAGAGGCGGGAGGCGACGAGCGCGGCGACGCCGAAGAAGGCGCCATGGGGGAGTCCGGCGACGAAGCGCGCGATCGCGAGGATCGAGAACGTGGGCGCGATCGCCGAGATCAGGTTCCCCGCGCCGATCAGGGCGATGAGCAGCACGAGCAGCCGGGCGCGCGGCATCCTCGCGGCGGCGATCGTCACCACGGGCGCGCCGATCACCACGCCCAGCGCGTAGAGGGTGATGAGCATGCCGGCCTGTGGGACGCTCACCTCGACCGAGCGCGCGATCTGCGGCAGCAGCCCCATCGAGGCGAACTCGGTGGTGCCGATCGCGAAGGCGCCGAGGGCCATCGCGAGGATCACCAGGCGCAGACGCTCGGGCGCGAGCGGGGCGGGCGACGCGGTCGCGGCCGGTGGGGTCTGGGGCGACGGGGTCTGGCTCGACGGGGAGGGCAGGGTCACGGCATCTCCAGCGGAACGGGGCGGATCATCGCTGCCGACGCTGGGAGCGGTGGGGACCGATCGATCGTATAGGCCTGCGCCCCGACGCGTCAGTCCGCGCTCAGCGGACGCGACCAGGCGACCTCCCGCTCCAGCTGGCCCGTCTCCCGGAAGAGCCGCACCTGATGGGTCTGTGCGAGGGCTTCGGCGAGGTCCTCGCGGTGCGCGGGGGCGAACCCCAGGGACTGCCAGAACGGTCCGGACCGGCGGCTGAACAGCCAGGCGGTCCGCGCGCCCTCCTGCGCCGCGCGCTCCAGGGCGAAGCGCGCGAGCGCGGTGCCGCGGCCGCGCGAGCGGTGCGTAGGGCTCACGGCGACGCTGCGGATGAGCGCGTGGCGGCCGTCGGCGCTGATCTCGAATCCCGTGCTCGCGACGATCGCGCCCTGCTCATCGCGCTGGGTCCACAGTCGGACGGTCGGCGCATCCAGGCCGCTCAGGGTCAGATCGACCTCGCGCAGGAACGTGGTGAGCGCCGGCGCGTCGGCCGCCGTGCGGGGGTGAAGATCCATCCGAGCGAGTACATCAGGGGCCCGGCTGAGCGCCGGGTCGCGTCCAGTCGTCGACACGGTCAGCGCCCCGTCTGCCGCACCGCCACATGCACGACGGGCTCGTCCTCCTGCCCGACCACGACGACGAACGCCGCCGACCCCTCGACGCCCTCCGCGATGCGGTCGCCCTTCTTCTGCGTGCCGTCCCCCAGACGCTCCGTCGCCGCAGCCATGTCGTCCTTGAAGGCGCGGGACTCGATGCCGCCGGAAAAGTTGTCCGCCACCCATGCGTCGATCACGTCGGCGGGGCCGGAGAAGGTGACGACCCTGCTCCATGTCTCGTCGCCCTTCAGGGGTGCGTCGGCCACGGAGGCCTCCAGATCCGGGGCGCTGAGGCCCGCAGCGTCGAGCACGGTCTCGGCATCCATCTCGGTCTCCTCGAGGTCGGAGTTCCCGCAGGCGGCCAGCAGCATCGTGCCGACCGCGAGGGGGAGCAGGGTGAGAAGAGCTCGTCGTCTCACGTCACGGACCCTTCCGAGTGCTGGGCGGAGGATGACCCGACCAGGTCGTGCTCCCGGGCGAGGCGGCTGCGCATCCGACGCCGAGCTGAACGCGCGGAGCTGGTGGGTGACTGCTCCCGAGAATCCCGACATCGTCCCCTCGCAGCGCCGCTTCCTGATCTGCCCGTGCCGACGTCAACCTACGGCTCCCGACACCGCCGGTCCATGGGGACTTCTGCCCATCCACAGGTTCTCTCGGCGCCGTTGTCCCGCACGGATCCATGGGATCCTTGCCCCACTGTCCCCTCCCCAGAAGGAACTCCCATGGGAAGCACATTCCTCGGCATCGGGATCGCAGGCTTCATCGCCGTGGTCGTCGTCGCCCTCCTCGTCATCGCGGTGATCGCGTTCTTCCTGGTCCGCGGTTGGATCAAGGTCGCCCGCGCCGACGAGGCGCTGGTCATCTCCGGCAAGAGCCAGAAGAACGAGGACGGCTCCACCTCCGCGACCACGGTGGTCGTCAACGGCAAGGCGATCGTCAACCCGATCACCCAGCGCCACGAGGTCATCTCGCTGCGCCAGCGCCAGGTGAACATGCGCGCGGAGGCGCAGTCCGCGGACAACGTGACGCTCGCCGTCGAGGCCGTGGCGCTCGTGAAGATCGGCTCGGACCGCGAGCTGGTGCGCCGGGCGGCCGAGCGCTTCGCCTCCCAGGACGAGGCCATCGAGTCCTTCACCCAGGACCAGCTCGAGGGCGTGCTGCGCGGCGTGATCGCCCAGCAGTCCGTCATCTCGCTCATGCGCGACCGCAAGGTCTTCTCCGAGCAGATCGCCGAGACCGTGATCCCCGAGCTGCGCGAGCAGGGCCTGATCCTGGACTCCTTCCAGATCCGCGGGATCACCGACGGCGTCGGCTACATCCAGTCCCTCGGCGCCCCGGAGATCGAGGACAAGCGCCAGGCGGCCGAGATCAGCCAGACCAACGCCGAGCGCGCCGTCGCCAAGGAGCGCATCCGCAACGAGGAGCAGAACCTCGTCGAGCAGCAGGCGCTGGACACGAACAAGGCGAACGCGCAGGCCGAGGTCGGGCGCGCGCAGGCGCAGGCCGAGCAGGCCCAGGCCCTGGCGGGAGAGAAGTCCCGCCAGGAGGTCCTCCAGCAGCAGGCCGAGAACAAGCAGGCGCAGCTCGACGCCGACGTCAAGCGCGTCGCGGACGCCGAGCTCTACCGCAGGCAGAAGGACGCGGAGGCCTCCGCATTCGAGCAGCGCCGCCAGGCCGAGGCCCGCGCCGAGGTCGCCGAGGCCGACGCCCGCGCCGTGAAGCTGCGCGCCGAGGCCGACGCCGAGTCCGAGCGACTGGCCGGCGAGGCCCGCGCCGACGCCATGCGCGCCGAGGCCGAGGCGCTGCGCGAGAACCAGGAGGCGCTGCTCGCGCAGCGCGTCGTCGACCAGCTGCCCACCCTCATGGAGACCT from Brachybacterium kimchii carries:
- a CDS encoding MFS transporter; the protein is MTLPSPSSQTPSPQTPPAATASPAPLAPERLRLVILAMALGAFAIGTTEFASMGLLPQIARSVEVSVPQAGMLITLYALGVVIGAPVVTIAAARMPRARLLVLLIALIGAGNLISAIAPTFSILAIARFVAGLPHGAFFGVAALVASRLSPPGRRARSVSKVMLGLTIATMLGVPASTALGQSVGWRAAYWIVVVLALASTLAIWRLVPEPEGSGTTGSMLGELRALRRAQVWLGLGIGAIGFGGMFAVYSYIGEIVPGVLGLPERAVPVALFVFGVGMTVGNIVAGRLTDRSIYGTILLGLVGMAASFAVFALVAHWAVAGMIMLFVIAVTSQLMGPSLQLFLLDASPDAPSLAASLHHSALNIGNSLGAALGAAVLAAGWGLLAPAWTGMLLAVLGLGIVGISYGVHRRASRTAADAL
- a CDS encoding GNAT family N-acetyltransferase, with translation MDLHPRTAADAPALTTFLREVDLTLSGLDAPTVRLWTQRDEQGAIVASTGFEISADGRHALIRSVAVSPTHRSRGRGTALARFALERAAQEGARTAWLFSRRSGPFWQSLGFAPAHREDLAEALAQTHQVRLFRETGQLEREVAWSRPLSAD
- a CDS encoding SPFH domain-containing protein produces the protein MGSTFLGIGIAGFIAVVVVALLVIAVIAFFLVRGWIKVARADEALVISGKSQKNEDGSTSATTVVVNGKAIVNPITQRHEVISLRQRQVNMRAEAQSADNVTLAVEAVALVKIGSDRELVRRAAERFASQDEAIESFTQDQLEGVLRGVIAQQSVISLMRDRKVFSEQIAETVIPELREQGLILDSFQIRGITDGVGYIQSLGAPEIEDKRQAAEISQTNAERAVAKERIRNEEQNLVEQQALDTNKANAQAEVGRAQAQAEQAQALAGEKSRQEVLQQQAENKQAQLDADVKRVADAELYRRQKDAEASAFEQRRQAEARAEVAEADARAVKLRAEADAESERLAGEARADAMRAEAEALRENQEALLAQRVVDQLPTLMETFAKGYAQIGEITVVSSGGNDGDVAGKQFSGESAGALRGVFDTVEATLGLSIPDLIQGRVSGEAQGRAQGEAIGEALRGQGTSGTDGSHRAGGVAGKSGAGEPRPTGETGAQTADEAPASPRPEQNGAGTD